The following proteins are co-located in the Phragmites australis chromosome 10, lpPhrAust1.1, whole genome shotgun sequence genome:
- the LOC133883215 gene encoding SKP1-like protein 1B, which translates to MASDGTDQGKGVTMITLISSDNESFEVPEEAANISQTIRHMIEDDCTDGGIPLPNVTATVLAKVLEYCINHAAGKSSSAAANSETASSSNAASSSDKERLATFDKAFMDVVDLDMLYDLILAANYLEIKGLLDLACQKVADIIKGKTVEEIRKTFGIKNDFTSNEEEEIRRENQWAFE; encoded by the coding sequence ATGGCTTCCGACGGCACCGACCAAGGGAAGGGCGTGACCATGATCACGCTCATCAGCTCGGACAACGAGTCGTTCGAGGtgccggaggaggcggcgaacATATCACAGACCATCCGCCACATGATCGAGGACGACTGCACCGACGGTGGCATCCCGCTCCCCAACGTCACCGCCACGGTCCTCGCCAAGGTCCTCGAGTACTGCATCAACCACGCTGCCGGAAAGTCCTCGAGCGCCGCCGCGAACTCCGAGACGGCGAGCTCCTCTAACGCGGCCTCGAGTTCCGACAAGGAGCGTCTGGCGACCTTCGACAAGGCGTTCATGGACGTCGTTGACCTGGACATGTTGTACGACCTCATTCTGGCCGCCAACTACCTCGAGATCAAGGGGCTACTGGACCTCGCTTGCCAGAAGGTCGCCGACATTATCAAGGGCAAGACGGTGGAGGAGATCAGGAAGACGTTTGGGATCAAGAACGACTTCACGtccaacgaggaggaggagatccgCAGGGAAAACCAATGGGCCTTCGAGTAG
- the LOC133883193 gene encoding uncharacterized protein LOC133883193, with amino-acid sequence MEGSTAAAAGAGAMLCGKEEKVLGVQKAPGSCPYCGGGVAATDVEAKWVLCFLPLCLKTKRRFACTACARRLVTYPAILHD; translated from the coding sequence ATGGAGgggtcgacggcggcggcggctggggcGGGGGCGATGCTGTGCgggaaggaggagaaggtgcTGGGCGTGCAGAAGGCGCCCGGGAGCTGCCCGTACTGCGGCGGCGGGGTGGCGGCGACGGACGTGGAGGCCAAGTGGGTGCTCTGCTTCCTGCCGCTCTGCCTCAAGACCAAGCGCAGGTTCGCCTGCACCGCCTGCGCCAGGCGCCTCGTCACCTACCCCGCCATTCTGCATGACTAG